The Candidatus Jidaibacter acanthamoeba genome has a window encoding:
- a CDS encoding prepilin-type N-terminal cleavage/methylation domain-containing protein, giving the protein MSLKVKVDKIKGFSLIELSLVLLILAALIAGGMSLSSIQAYKEKYDTTLKNIKLIENALTVFVALNGRLPCPASPAQKILNSTFGREQVTAGAVGTAQSCNSTTTNIFTGSVGGNTQYYGAAPVTTLGLPDEVMFDGWGNRIGYIVTKPFVNSSKTNTSCTSGGSAANVSNNIYFCYRGQASGNSSTSIQVLGEGYYANYAPVYILISHGENGYGAFLKNADVDLDNGGVNGSNADRNPNPPSSNPHELLNLNCNSGACLTQNYVQKEISTPIFDDILLFKNRNNILLDCNKYGNNACTLNEGIIIG; this is encoded by the coding sequence ATGAGCTTAAAAGTTAAAGTTGATAAAATAAAAGGTTTTTCTCTAATTGAGCTTTCGCTGGTTCTCTTGATTTTAGCTGCATTAATTGCAGGAGGTATGTCTTTATCTTCTATCCAAGCATATAAAGAAAAATATGATACTACTCTTAAAAACATAAAATTGATAGAAAATGCATTAACTGTATTTGTGGCTTTAAACGGAAGACTTCCATGCCCGGCTAGTCCTGCTCAAAAAATTTTAAATTCTACTTTCGGCAGAGAACAGGTGACTGCCGGGGCAGTAGGCACTGCACAATCCTGTAATTCAACTACTACTAATATTTTTACTGGCAGCGTAGGCGGCAATACTCAATATTACGGCGCCGCTCCCGTAACAACCCTAGGGTTGCCTGATGAAGTAATGTTTGACGGGTGGGGGAACCGAATCGGCTATATAGTAACGAAACCATTTGTCAATAGTTCTAAAACTAATACATCCTGCACCAGCGGAGGAAGTGCGGCAAATGTTTCAAATAATATTTATTTTTGTTATAGAGGACAAGCGAGCGGAAACAGTAGCACCAGCATCCAAGTTCTTGGTGAAGGTTATTACGCAAATTATGCTCCCGTATATATTTTAATCAGCCATGGTGAGAATGGGTATGGTGCATTTTTGAAAAATGCGGACGTTGATTTGGATAATGGCGGAGTGAATGGCTCAAATGCTGATAGGAACCCGAATCCTCCAAGTTCTAATCCTCATGAATTACTTAATCTTAATTGCAATTCAGGTGCATGCTTAACACAAAATTATGTGCAAAAAGAAATATCCACCCCGATTTTTGATGATATATTGTTATTTAAAAATAGAAATAACATTCTTCTGGATTGTAATAAATACGGAAACAATGCATGTACGCTTAATGAAGGAATAATCATAGGTTAA
- a CDS encoding ribose-phosphate pyrophosphokinase — MKLITGNSNLALAKSIAEILNTDLIPASVRYFEDHEIFVELEESIRGEDVYIIQSTSYPANDHIMELIIIIDALRRSSARRITAVIPYYGYSRQDRMTSGRTAISAKVVAEMISKIGADRVLTLDLHSVQIQGFFDIPLDNMFIAPVFIKDIRERYDVKQLAIVSPDVGGVVRARVIAKRLEVPLAIIDKRRESAGVSEVMNIIGDVDKKDCIIIDDIVDSAGTLCNAAKALVKSGANSVAAYVTHGVLSSSAVERIDGSVLSTLVITDSIYDKEKLSRCKKIKVVSIAPLMAEAIKRIANEKSVSGLFI, encoded by the coding sequence ATGAAATTAATAACGGGAAATAGTAATTTAGCACTGGCAAAATCCATTGCTGAAATTCTAAATACCGATTTAATCCCGGCAAGCGTCCGATATTTTGAAGATCATGAAATATTCGTCGAGCTTGAAGAGAGTATAAGGGGTGAAGATGTTTATATTATACAATCTACCTCGTACCCGGCGAATGATCATATCATGGAACTTATAATAATTATTGATGCATTGAGGCGGTCTTCGGCTAGGCGAATAACTGCGGTTATACCGTATTACGGTTATTCAAGACAAGATCGAATGACTTCAGGAAGAACGGCGATATCTGCAAAAGTTGTAGCTGAAATGATCTCAAAAATAGGTGCCGATCGGGTGCTTACTCTGGATCTTCACTCCGTTCAAATTCAGGGTTTTTTTGATATACCGCTTGATAATATGTTTATAGCACCTGTGTTTATTAAAGATATTAGGGAGCGATACGATGTTAAACAACTGGCAATTGTATCTCCGGATGTGGGCGGGGTAGTTAGGGCAAGAGTTATAGCTAAAAGGTTAGAGGTGCCGTTGGCAATAATCGATAAAAGACGAGAAAGTGCAGGAGTTTCCGAAGTTATGAACATAATAGGGGATGTTGATAAAAAAGATTGCATTATAATTGATGATATAGTAGATTCTGCGGGTACTTTATGTAATGCTGCAAAGGCACTGGTTAAAAGTGGCGCAAATAGCGTTGCAGCGTATGTAACCCACGGGGTATTATCTTCGTCAGCTGTTGAGAGAATAGATGGATCAGTGTTATCAACTTTGGTTATCACCGACAGTATATATGACAAAGAAAAATTAAGTAGATGCAAAAAAATAAAGGTTGTATCTATTGCTCCGTTGATGGCAGAGGCAATAAAAAGAATTGCTAATGAAAAATCCGTCTCGGGTTTGTTTATTTAA
- a CDS encoding VirB3 family type IV secretion system protein — protein MAGGLNADPLFVGLTRPPMLFGVSYGFAVLNGIGSMIAYISTSDFKYFAMMFPIHAIGYYICSKEPLFIELFRVKAEKCSRCKNKLYHGANSYDQY, from the coding sequence ATGGCAGGAGGTTTAAACGCTGATCCTCTATTTGTCGGGCTTACCAGGCCGCCGATGCTTTTCGGTGTAAGCTACGGGTTTGCTGTCCTCAATGGAATAGGTTCGATGATAGCTTATATTTCCACCAGTGATTTTAAATATTTTGCTATGATGTTCCCGATTCATGCAATCGGATATTATATATGTTCTAAAGAACCATTGTTTATCGAGCTGTTTAGAGTAAAAGCAGAGAAATGCTCTCGCTGTAAAAACAAGCTTTATCATGGTGCTAACTCTTATGATCAATATTAA
- the trmFO gene encoding methylenetetrahydrofolate--tRNA-(uracil(54)-C(5))-methyltransferase (FADH(2)-oxidizing) TrmFO: MKPVHIIGAGLAGSEAAWQLSKFGIPVVLHEMRGVKPTPAHSTDKFAELVCSNSFRSDDINNAVGLLHEEMRKLDSLIMKCADQCKVPAGSALAVDREAFAEMVQATLLSRSNIEVRREEVTEIPNDQVVIIASGPLTSDKLSEQIKNITEGEGYLYFFDAIAPIVYKESIDFSKAWFQSRYDKGDGKDYINCPLSREQYYSFIEDLREGEKTEFKGWEKDTPYFNGCLPIEVMAERGKETLRFGPMKPVGLTDPNSIEKPYAVVQLRQDNKLGTLYNIVGFQTKLKWGAQKEVFKKIPGLENAEFARLGGLHRNTFINSPKLLDTKLRLKTNHKIRFAGQITGVEGYLESAAIGLAVGLFTYFELNNLDVPEIPRDTALGALIGHITQDAESETFQPMNVNFGLFPPLTERVADRKAEYSKRAINSLTEWIKILS, from the coding sequence ATGAAACCTGTGCATATAATAGGTGCAGGGCTAGCGGGTAGTGAAGCAGCTTGGCAATTATCCAAATTCGGTATTCCGGTTGTTTTGCATGAGATGCGTGGGGTAAAACCCACTCCTGCTCACTCGACTGATAAGTTCGCAGAGCTTGTGTGCTCAAATTCTTTTAGATCTGATGATATTAATAATGCGGTCGGTTTATTGCATGAAGAAATGCGTAAACTGGATTCACTCATTATGAAATGTGCGGATCAGTGTAAAGTTCCTGCCGGGTCAGCGCTTGCGGTAGATAGAGAAGCATTTGCTGAAATGGTACAAGCAACGCTTTTAAGTAGAAGTAATATTGAAGTTAGAAGAGAAGAAGTTACTGAAATCCCGAATGACCAAGTTGTTATAATCGCAAGCGGCCCGCTTACCAGTGATAAATTATCCGAACAAATTAAAAATATCACTGAAGGTGAAGGATACCTATATTTTTTTGATGCTATAGCACCGATTGTTTATAAGGAGAGCATTGATTTTTCTAAAGCCTGGTTTCAATCGAGATATGATAAAGGTGACGGGAAAGATTATATAAATTGCCCTCTTTCAAGAGAGCAATATTATAGTTTTATAGAAGATTTAAGAGAGGGAGAAAAAACAGAATTTAAAGGATGGGAGAAAGATACTCCTTACTTTAACGGGTGTTTGCCGATTGAAGTAATGGCGGAGCGCGGCAAGGAGACGCTTAGGTTCGGGCCTATGAAGCCGGTGGGTTTGACCGATCCGAATAGTATTGAAAAGCCTTATGCCGTGGTGCAATTAAGGCAAGATAATAAGCTTGGTACGCTCTATAATATTGTCGGTTTCCAAACTAAGTTAAAGTGGGGTGCGCAAAAAGAGGTATTTAAAAAGATACCGGGATTGGAAAATGCAGAATTTGCCAGGCTCGGCGGGTTGCATCGCAATACATTTATCAATAGCCCAAAATTATTGGATACGAAGCTTAGGCTTAAAACTAACCATAAAATCAGATTTGCCGGCCAAATTACCGGAGTAGAAGGTTACCTTGAAAGTGCGGCAATCGGTCTTGCAGTCGGGTTGTTTACCTATTTTGAATTAAACAATCTTGATGTCCCTGAAATTCCTAGAGATACTGCTTTAGGCGCATTAATAGGCCATATAACGCAAGATGCCGAAAGTGAAACATTCCAACCCATGAACGTTAATTTCGGTCTTTTTCCACCGCTCACCGAGAGGGTAGCTGATCGTAAAGCGGAGTATTCTAAAAGAGCTATAAACAGCTTAACTGAATGGATTAAAATTTTATCATAA
- a CDS encoding type II secretion system protein, whose product MPTKKKFSIRGFTLLELSITMVITGIIAVGYLSYKQFNLDNTARTETLRRIKVIEDTILLNLAQNGNLPCPANPSEVIGSTLYGVVNMNFADPLICNPNSGNDLGSMNLGGDTLYYGTIPTNSIGIPSEYMIDGWGNRFGYVVQKTFINSQTSSSACINTAGDFAQDNHSNAAYFCFKGQASGSANPSTPDIQILNRAGGSVISNDAVYVIISYGPNGYGAYLRNSDRNSGSGTEGSNVNRNPMPPAANDDEQLNLGCNPTTNSCSKTFYSPQFVSRSPSSDFDDIVVYKDRNLMVRECNAYFNNACTIKHGIYIK is encoded by the coding sequence ATGCCAACAAAAAAGAAATTCAGCATTCGAGGTTTTACTTTACTTGAATTATCAATTACTATGGTAATCACAGGTATAATAGCGGTTGGCTACCTTTCTTATAAGCAATTTAATTTAGACAATACCGCACGAACCGAGACCCTAAGAAGAATAAAAGTTATAGAAGATACTATACTTTTAAATTTAGCACAAAATGGTAACCTCCCATGTCCCGCTAATCCATCGGAAGTCATTGGCTCAACATTATATGGAGTTGTAAATATGAATTTTGCAGATCCGTTGATATGTAACCCGAATTCCGGAAATGATTTAGGTAGCATGAACTTAGGTGGAGATACATTATACTATGGGACAATACCGACTAATAGCATAGGAATCCCTAGTGAGTACATGATTGACGGTTGGGGCAATAGGTTTGGTTATGTGGTACAAAAAACGTTTATTAATAGCCAAACCAGTAGCTCTGCATGCATAAATACAGCAGGTGATTTTGCACAAGACAACCATAGCAATGCTGCTTATTTTTGTTTTAAAGGGCAAGCTTCAGGATCAGCAAATCCCTCTACTCCGGATATACAAATACTTAACAGAGCCGGCGGCAGTGTTATAAGCAATGATGCTGTTTACGTTATAATAAGTTATGGCCCTAATGGCTATGGGGCTTACTTAAGAAATTCTGATCGCAACTCAGGAAGTGGTACCGAGGGATCGAACGTCAACCGTAATCCCATGCCACCAGCTGCAAATGATGATGAGCAACTTAACTTAGGGTGCAACCCAACCACTAATTCATGCAGTAAAACATTCTACAGTCCGCAATTTGTTAGCCGCTCTCCCTCAAGTGATTTTGATGATATAGTGGTTTATAAAGACCGTAACCTGATGGTCAGGGAGTGCAATGCTTATTTCAATAATGCTTGTACTATTAAACATGGTATATATATAAAATAA
- a CDS encoding ATP-binding protein — MSHFIKKITTGGNKFSGIFLAALKVALAIALFPIALITFHYVTSEESWVYYIVICLIIICSAMYIIFPFMSDYSKLAGYVKHLSFDRIVKPPKLESSIAVIELSESLDLLKKSWEKKQREVLEKIAEIKLLFSSIPEVMFIINESLIISKVNNAAEQVFGSNLIGMSLREITDNKILLGAVRWVLHDQVSKRVELYLGAPIERDYQVLIEVYDSKENGEKNLIIMMHDVSELKRTEKMLADFIANASHEVRTPLTGIIGIIETLDIDGWDDKEARKLFIPMIREQAYCMKNLIDDLLSLSSIERRLNTPPTEIVDIAQIVDLVVKQLEWEAMQSKIAVIRNIDEHLPSVLGDFNELSQVVFNLLANALKYGGHNKEIKIDIGVTDVVPRNGIFTQDNSKAIFISIADQGNGIASEHLPRLTERFYRIEPSRSKKLGGTGLGLAIVKQILLRHRGFLNIESTVGKGSIFTVYLPILSDRYE; from the coding sequence GTGAGCCACTTTATAAAGAAAATTACTACCGGAGGAAATAAATTTAGCGGCATATTCCTTGCGGCACTAAAGGTAGCGTTAGCCATTGCGCTTTTCCCAATTGCGCTAATAACATTTCATTATGTTACTTCAGAAGAAAGCTGGGTTTACTACATTGTTATTTGTTTAATTATAATTTGCTCTGCAATGTATATTATTTTCCCCTTCATGTCTGATTATTCTAAGCTTGCAGGTTATGTAAAGCATTTGAGTTTCGACCGAATTGTTAAGCCTCCGAAACTGGAGTCTTCTATTGCGGTTATAGAGCTATCCGAGTCTCTTGATTTATTAAAGAAATCTTGGGAGAAGAAGCAAAGAGAAGTACTGGAAAAAATTGCTGAGATAAAGTTATTATTCAGCTCTATCCCGGAGGTCATGTTTATTATAAATGAAAGCTTAATTATTTCTAAAGTGAACAATGCGGCTGAGCAGGTGTTCGGAAGTAATTTAATCGGAATGAGTTTAAGAGAGATAACTGATAATAAAATTCTGCTTGGTGCGGTAAGATGGGTGCTGCATGACCAAGTAAGCAAGAGAGTGGAGCTTTATTTAGGGGCGCCGATCGAAAGAGATTACCAGGTATTAATCGAGGTATATGATTCTAAAGAAAACGGCGAGAAAAACTTGATCATTATGATGCATGACGTATCGGAGCTAAAGCGCACTGAAAAAATGCTTGCGGATTTTATTGCTAATGCAAGCCATGAAGTTAGAACTCCGCTTACCGGAATAATAGGTATCATTGAAACCTTGGATATTGACGGATGGGATGATAAAGAAGCGAGGAAGCTTTTTATCCCTATGATAAGAGAACAGGCTTATTGCATGAAGAATCTGATCGATGATCTACTCTCTCTTTCAAGTATTGAAAGGAGGCTTAACACACCTCCTACGGAGATAGTAGATATTGCTCAGATAGTGGATTTGGTAGTTAAGCAACTGGAATGGGAGGCTATGCAATCCAAAATAGCGGTGATAAGAAATATAGATGAACATCTTCCTAGTGTTTTAGGAGATTTTAATGAATTATCTCAAGTAGTATTTAATCTTTTAGCTAATGCTCTTAAATACGGCGGTCATAATAAAGAAATTAAAATTGATATTGGAGTAACTGACGTAGTTCCAAGAAACGGAATTTTTACTCAGGATAATAGTAAAGCTATATTCATCTCAATAGCAGACCAGGGTAACGGTATAGCCAGCGAACACCTGCCCAGGTTGACTGAAAGGTTTTATAGAATAGAGCCGTCAAGATCTAAGAAGTTAGGCGGCACCGGTCTCGGCCTTGCTATAGTTAAGCAAATTCTTTTGCGGCATAGAGGATTTTTAAACATCGAAAGCACTGTTGGTAAGGGTAGCATATTTACTGTATATTTACCTATTTTAAGTGATAGATATGAATAG
- a CDS encoding 50S ribosomal protein L25/general stress protein Ctc codes for MAESIKMKAELKEKNGKGTTRALRREGRIPAIIYGGSHKEVMISLAQNEFIKEYNKGNIQAKLFEIELANETITAIPKIVQVHPVTDFPLHADFQEVSKDTTVKVSVHVKVINEEKSPGVKRGGVLNVATRSFLVYCHPTNIPEHIVVDVINLEIGKNIHINDLELPQGVVPLDQSNFVVVSVSGRSESTEETSAAEAPTA; via the coding sequence ATGGCCGAATCAATTAAAATGAAAGCTGAACTGAAAGAGAAAAATGGAAAAGGTACAACAAGGGCTTTAAGAAGAGAAGGAAGAATCCCGGCTATTATTTACGGCGGTAGCCATAAGGAAGTGATGATATCGCTTGCTCAAAATGAATTCATCAAAGAATATAATAAAGGGAATATCCAAGCAAAGTTATTCGAAATTGAATTAGCGAATGAAACGATTACCGCTATTCCTAAAATCGTTCAGGTTCACCCTGTAACTGACTTCCCGCTTCATGCTGATTTTCAGGAAGTAAGCAAAGATACCACTGTTAAAGTTTCCGTGCATGTTAAAGTAATTAACGAAGAGAAATCTCCTGGCGTTAAAAGGGGTGGTGTTCTTAACGTTGCAACCAGATCTTTCCTTGTTTATTGTCACCCGACCAATATTCCTGAACACATTGTAGTTGATGTTATTAATTTGGAAATCGGTAAAAATATCCATATAAATGATTTAGAATTACCACAAGGAGTAGTTCCACTTGATCAGAGCAATTTCGTTGTTGTTTCAGTTTCCGGACGTTCCGAGTCTACCGAAGAAACGTCTGCTGCCGAAGCTCCAACTGCTTAA
- the holA gene encoding DNA polymerase III subunit delta: MKLISSNIQSMFGNKALPQLILIYGPEEAEVNVSKQKIIRFLQKSEAEEIEVINIPYAAVRENPIALRDEMASLSLLNNKRVIVVTDAATTISKDLIEVIKRSKGSSTVIFIAGDLSKSSSMRKFFEEEINILAIACYKPDQMRLKKMVREYLDKEGFKYQNEIVDTIVEILPANEHIIRNELNKLSIYLGQQKQIAYEDIINAIGANAEISLDDLCAALVAGNVNQVQKYLNSLQSADVNFMLIIRVLANFLVKVIKLKGLIEGGKNLEQAIFSLKPPVFFKQKDNLITAAKKLSLDKALSMFKTMVDIELKCKKGLAQPEVILNQELSLNIRQNT, translated from the coding sequence ATGAAACTAATCTCCTCCAATATCCAAAGCATGTTCGGTAATAAGGCCTTGCCTCAGCTAATATTAATTTATGGTCCTGAAGAGGCGGAAGTTAATGTTTCCAAGCAAAAAATAATTCGATTCTTACAAAAATCCGAAGCTGAGGAAATTGAAGTTATAAATATACCATATGCTGCGGTAAGAGAAAACCCGATAGCTTTAAGGGATGAAATGGCTTCACTGTCATTGCTTAATAATAAGCGGGTAATAGTTGTAACCGATGCGGCAACAACTATAAGCAAAGATTTAATTGAAGTAATAAAGCGCAGTAAAGGCAGCTCAACGGTCATTTTTATCGCCGGTGACCTAAGCAAAAGCTCATCTATGCGTAAATTTTTTGAAGAAGAAATAAATATACTTGCGATTGCTTGCTATAAGCCTGATCAAATGAGGCTGAAAAAAATGGTTAGAGAATACCTAGATAAAGAAGGATTCAAATATCAAAATGAAATAGTTGATACTATAGTTGAAATCCTTCCGGCCAATGAGCATATTATAAGGAATGAACTTAATAAGCTTAGTATTTATTTAGGGCAGCAGAAACAAATAGCATATGAAGATATTATTAATGCAATCGGAGCAAATGCCGAAATTTCTTTGGATGATCTATGTGCGGCTTTAGTTGCGGGGAATGTGAATCAAGTACAAAAATATCTTAACAGCTTACAAAGCGCAGATGTAAATTTTATGTTGATCATTAGAGTGCTTGCTAATTTTCTAGTTAAAGTAATTAAACTAAAAGGCTTGATTGAGGGAGGAAAAAATTTAGAGCAGGCTATCTTTTCTTTAAAACCGCCGGTCTTTTTTAAGCAAAAAGATAACTTAATAACGGCAGCTAAAAAATTAAGCTTAGATAAAGCTCTCTCGATGTTTAAAACAATGGTTGATATAGAGCTGAAATGCAAAAAAGGGCTGGCTCAACCTGAAGTAATCCTAAATCAGGAATTGAGCTTAAATATCAGGCAAAATACCTAG
- a CDS encoding prepilin peptidase produces the protein MFFLITALGLIFGSFAGAASYRLVTQESLLTRSKCPKCNHALKAFELIPVFSYAFQKGKCRHCAQPISLRYPLIELLTAFSFSIVGYNVEGHINQVLLCLTTAALMVMIITDFEYYIIPDIIQFIIAILGIFYAFFNNYPLIELLFTPLFCYIIGIILQKGFKLFMKKDGLGTGDVKFFAVVGIFLKIEMLAGFFLISGIIGIFTALIWRLLSKGEEFPFGPALAVSLYLCLVFPKIVDIANFMI, from the coding sequence ATGTTTTTTTTGATAACCGCATTAGGGTTAATCTTTGGTAGCTTTGCAGGCGCCGCAAGCTATAGGTTGGTAACACAAGAGAGCTTGCTTACTAGATCAAAATGCCCGAAATGTAACCATGCGTTGAAAGCTTTTGAGCTTATCCCGGTATTTTCCTATGCATTTCAAAAAGGTAAGTGTAGGCACTGTGCTCAGCCTATCTCATTAAGATATCCACTGATAGAATTGTTAACTGCTTTTTCTTTTTCTATAGTTGGATACAATGTTGAAGGTCATATTAATCAAGTTTTGTTATGCCTTACGACCGCAGCTTTAATGGTGATGATTATTACCGATTTTGAATATTATATAATACCTGATATAATTCAATTTATAATCGCAATTTTAGGTATTTTTTATGCCTTTTTTAACAATTACCCTCTCATAGAGCTTTTATTTACTCCTTTATTCTGCTATATTATCGGAATTATATTACAAAAAGGCTTTAAGCTTTTTATGAAAAAAGATGGGTTAGGCACGGGTGATGTAAAATTTTTTGCCGTTGTCGGAATTTTTTTAAAAATTGAGATGCTTGCTGGATTTTTTCTTATAAGTGGTATAATAGGTATATTTACTGCGCTGATTTGGAGGTTATTAAGCAAAGGTGAAGAGTTCCCGTTTGGCCCTGCGTTGGCTGTTTCTCTTTATTTATGCTTGGTTTTTCCAAAGATAGTTGATATTGCAAACTTTATGATTTGA
- a CDS encoding prepilin-type N-terminal cleavage/methylation domain-containing protein yields the protein MKQKGFTLVELSIVLIIVSILISGGAALSLSQIEKYKYDTTLARLDIIENALTQFLSLNGRLPCPADNVIPSSNSLYGFEQITSSGAGPQSCSAANLLTKTSGTYEVAYGGAVPFKTLGLSNDFMLDGWNNKILYTTIRSLVNNQITNSSCVTANNAQNSDSSPFYICFRGKKSNIIYTFRYISTPSVVTIIDAAYTLVSAGANGFGAYSNSVSSSAIKNPNSASINEIENFDGNYGFVLSGYQKSASTYTLNQFDDIVRFKARNLLVYDCNKEYNLACTNTWGIDLR from the coding sequence ATGAAACAAAAAGGATTTACTTTAGTTGAGCTTTCAATTGTACTGATAATAGTAAGTATTTTAATTAGCGGTGGAGCTGCACTAAGTTTAAGCCAAATTGAAAAATATAAATATGACACAACCTTAGCAAGGTTAGATATTATAGAAAACGCTTTAACCCAATTTTTATCCTTAAACGGTAGGCTTCCCTGCCCTGCCGATAACGTTATCCCTTCCTCAAACTCACTGTACGGTTTTGAGCAAATCACCTCATCGGGAGCCGGCCCTCAGAGCTGCTCTGCTGCTAATCTTCTAACGAAGACTTCAGGAACTTATGAAGTAGCATACGGTGGTGCCGTGCCATTTAAGACTCTTGGTTTATCTAATGATTTTATGCTTGACGGATGGAATAATAAAATACTTTACACCACCATTAGATCTTTGGTTAATAACCAAATTACTAACTCTTCTTGTGTAACTGCTAATAATGCACAAAATAGTGATTCCAGTCCCTTTTACATATGCTTTAGAGGAAAAAAAAGTAATATAATTTATACATTCAGATATATTTCAACTCCATCCGTAGTGACAATTATTGATGCAGCATATACCTTAGTCAGCGCAGGAGCTAACGGGTTTGGTGCATATAGTAATAGTGTGTCTAGCTCGGCTATCAAAAATCCAAATTCTGCCTCTATTAATGAAATAGAAAATTTTGATGGAAATTACGGATTTGTACTCTCAGGATATCAAAAATCCGCTTCAACATACACGTTAAACCAATTTGATGACATAGTAAGGTTTAAGGCCAGAAACTTATTGGTATACGACTGCAATAAAGAATATAACCTGGCATGCACTAATACATGGGGGATTGATTTAAGATAA
- a CDS encoding porin, with protein sequence MYKKITLSAILSVIAAAANAAEPPTVKLGGRFDTMVGHVRQTGEYRDVIDNNTFQNKGKGNRSAIVNDTKIDINIDGVTDSELKYGGLIRLNADTSKSTANQSGIAEKTMAYIQHDSIGRLEGGNYYGAGGVFEMDTTAALAKAAYGVDGFWSKWASETAYIDLSGVSPFLPFGLTKMDNLSGYKFIVSPNLPSNYSAQYYASAPKLTAYTMPHPTLTIGVSFIPDMDSTGSVATRASRDDGPVDTDRKPIGIAGNRPTFKNIISGGVQFKHNFNQEWNIKAGLVGEIGKAKKFVGTDLLRDLKAYEAGLAIGYQDFVIGGTYGSWMKTGTYKTKLEGTKQGSQYWTLGAAYQYGNLGYSLNFMKSKKAGGLESIGTDVQRRFVEKSFPGAAISPNKSFSDTTYNKFTNISLGVEYKVAPGFMPYAEASRFHFKDANAPKSNQGVVYLIGTRLTF encoded by the coding sequence ATGTACAAAAAAATTACTTTATCGGCAATCTTATCAGTAATAGCTGCAGCTGCTAATGCAGCGGAACCGCCGACCGTTAAACTGGGCGGCAGATTTGATACTATGGTTGGGCATGTTAGGCAAACAGGTGAATATAGAGATGTGATAGATAATAATACTTTTCAAAATAAAGGCAAAGGGAACAGATCGGCAATAGTAAATGATACCAAGATAGATATTAATATTGACGGAGTTACGGATTCCGAGCTTAAATACGGCGGTTTAATCAGGCTTAATGCTGATACAAGTAAATCAACCGCTAATCAAAGCGGAATTGCCGAAAAAACCATGGCATATATTCAGCATGACAGTATAGGAAGACTTGAAGGCGGTAACTATTACGGAGCCGGCGGGGTATTTGAAATGGATACCACTGCGGCACTTGCTAAAGCGGCTTACGGGGTTGACGGGTTTTGGTCAAAATGGGCTAGTGAAACTGCCTATATTGATTTATCAGGAGTCTCACCTTTTTTACCTTTCGGCTTAACTAAAATGGATAATTTAAGCGGATATAAATTTATCGTAAGCCCTAACCTTCCGTCAAATTATTCTGCGCAATACTATGCTTCCGCTCCTAAGCTTACCGCTTATACTATGCCGCATCCAACTTTAACGATAGGGGTTAGTTTTATTCCCGATATGGATAGCACCGGAAGTGTGGCAACCAGAGCTTCAAGAGACGACGGACCGGTTGATACCGACAGAAAGCCTATAGGAATAGCAGGTAACAGACCAACCTTTAAAAATATAATCAGCGGCGGTGTTCAGTTTAAGCACAACTTCAATCAGGAATGGAACATTAAAGCAGGCTTAGTCGGAGAGATCGGTAAAGCTAAAAAATTTGTAGGCACGGATCTGCTCAGAGACCTTAAAGCCTATGAAGCAGGCCTTGCAATCGGGTATCAGGATTTTGTAATCGGCGGAACCTACGGTAGTTGGATGAAAACCGGAACCTATAAAACTAAACTCGAAGGTACAAAGCAAGGGAGCCAGTACTGGACTTTAGGGGCAGCTTACCAATATGGAAATTTAGGCTATAGTTTAAATTTTATGAAAAGTAAGAAAGCAGGCGGTTTGGAATCAATCGGAACTGATGTTCAAAGAAGATTTGTTGAAAAATCATTTCCAGGCGCTGCAATTTCACCAAATAAGTCCTTCTCAGATACTACATATAATAAATTCACTAATATTTCTTTAGGTGTGGAATATAAAGTAGCTCCGGGGTTCATGCCGTATGCTGAAGCTTCGCGTTTTCATTTTAAAGATGCTAATGCACCGAAAAGTAATCAAGGTGTGGTTTATTTAATAGGTACCAGGCTTACTTTCTAA